The Aethina tumida isolate Nest 87 chromosome 6, icAetTumi1.1, whole genome shotgun sequence genome has a segment encoding these proteins:
- the LOC109606663 gene encoding histone H1-II-like: protein MKIRPVSGYSCLVPSKPANKKFIPMKELYKVIKEEKSKLNVYCKSKEEASKPKEASKPKEASKPKEASKPKEASKPKEASKPKEASKPKEASKPKEASKPKEASKPKEASKPKEASKPKEASKPKEASKPKEASKPKEASKPKEASKPKEASKPKDTSKQDNTISNGVTDTFSFEAALCAGNFSAHNSREKSSKDVKEKVNNKKRKMDHDGIPPPKRSIYG, encoded by the coding sequence ATGAAGATTCGTCCAGTTTCGGGATACAGTTGTTTGGTTCCCTCAAAACCAgccaacaaaaaatttattcctaTGAAggaattatacaaagttatcAAGGAAGAGAAGTCAAAACTGAACGTATATTGTAAATCCAAAGAAGAAGCATCTAAACCAAAAGAAGCATCTAAACCAAAAGAAGCATCTAAACCAAAAGAAGCATCTAAACCAAAAGAAGCATCTAAACCAAAAGAAGCATCTAAACCAAAAGAAGCATCTAAACCAAAAGAAGCATCTAAACCAAAAGAAGCATCTAAACCAAAAGAAGCATCTAAACCAAAAGAAGCATCTAAACCAAAAGAAGCATCTAAACCAAAAGAAGCATCTAAACCAAAAGAAGCATCTAAACCAAAAGAAGCATCTAAACCAAAAGAAGCATCTAAACCAAAAGAAGCATCTAAACCAAAAGAAGCATCTAAACCAAAAGATACATCTAAACAGGACAACACTATCTCAAATGGTGTTACCGACACATTTAGCTTCGAAGCAGCTTTGTGTGCAGGAAATTTCTCAGCTCACAATTCGAGAGAGAAATCATCAAAGGATGTAAAGGAGAAAGTAAACAACAAGAAAAGGAAAATGGATCATGACGGAATACCTCCGCCAAAAAGAAGTATATATGGTTAA
- the LOC126265842 gene encoding uncharacterized protein LOC126265842 encodes MSRTSICLPCHLTNCVCVGCEEPSGIEKGTLDPECVQTYELVCAECGNQVFTHIKNIPGHRLLGNYIHSHPPDDNSKCHGCMLEDSLESFNYKEIFNVSLTDLSNPAQEKEINNVNINMTPEEVRKEIEQHLGCFLCHSIIMRTHEDN; translated from the exons ATGTCCCGTACTTCCATTTGCTTAC cttGCCACTTAACAAATTGTGTCTGCGTTGGATGTGAAGAACCGTCTGGCATTGAAAAGGGCACCTTAG ACCCGGAATGTGTTCAGACATACGAACTTGTTTGTGCTGAATGTGGAAATCAag tttttacacatattaaaaatattcctggCCATAGATTACTTGGGAATTATATTCACT ctCATCCTCCTGATGATAATTCAAAATGTCACGGTTGTATGCTTgaag attcACTTGAAAGCTTCaactataaagaaatatttaatgtttcacTAACCGATTTATCAAACCCGGCACAGGAAAAAG aaataaataatgtcaacattAATATGACCCCTGAAGAAGTTAGAAAAGAAATTGAACAACATTTGGGCTGCTTCTTATGTCACTCAATTATAATGAGAA cacATGAAGACAATTAA